The Sphingomicrobium aestuariivivum DNA window TGCCCGAGATGCTCCGAATGATGGCCGCGGCGGCCACCGAGGATCGGGCGCTGGTCGGCGGGCGCCTCGAGCGTGGCCTCCTCGAGCGTCTGCACGAGCGCGGCGCGATATTCGTCCTCGAAGCCGCGCGGATCGACCGCGATGCCGCGCTCGATCAGCCCTTCGAGCTCGTCCGTCACCTCGAACAGTTCGGGGATGAAGCGCCAGCACCAGTCGAGCCCCTCGGCCATCCGGCGCTTCGACTCCTCGGTCCCGTCGCCCAGCCGCACGACCCAGTCGGCGCTGAGCTCACGGTGATAGGCGACTTCCTTGACGCTCTTGGCGGCGATCCCCGCGATCGCCTCGTCGGACGAGCCCGCGAGCCGCTCCAAGAGCATGTGCTGCCAGGTCGAGAAGAGGAATTGCCGCGCCATGGTCTGCGCGAAATCGCCATTGGGCTGTTCGACCAGCAGGCTGTTGCGGAAATCGAGCACGTCGCGGTGGAAAGCCAGCGCGTCGGCATCGGCATGCTTCTCGTCATGCTCGGCCGCTAACGTGAGCCAGTTGGTCGCCTGCCCGATGAGGTCGAGACCCATGTTGGCAAGGCTGAGGTCAACCTCGAGCGCGGGGGCATGGCCGCACCATTCGCCCAGCCGCTGGCCGAGAATCAGCGCATCGTCGCCGAGCGCGGTCACATAGGCGATGGTGGCTTCGTCGCGTTCACCGGCGGTCGGGGCATCGAAGCTGCCCTTGGGCGCGCCGGCATCCTTCGCGGCGGCCTTGGCTTCGTCCTTTTCGGAGATGGTCGGGAGGCTCGGCATCAGATGTGCTTCACCTCGTCGGGGATCTCGTAGAAGGTCGGGTGGCGATAGACCTTGTCGG harbors:
- the paaC gene encoding 1,2-phenylacetyl-CoA epoxidase subunit PaaC, encoding MPSLPTISEKDEAKAAAKDAGAPKGSFDAPTAGERDEATIAYVTALGDDALILGQRLGEWCGHAPALEVDLSLANMGLDLIGQATNWLTLAAEHDEKHADADALAFHRDVLDFRNSLLVEQPNGDFAQTMARQFLFSTWQHMLLERLAGSSDEAIAGIAAKSVKEVAYHRELSADWVVRLGDGTEESKRRMAEGLDWCWRFIPELFEVTDELEGLIERGIAVDPRGFEDEYRAALVQTLEEATLEAPADQRPILGGRRGHHSEHLGHLLAVMQFLPRTYPDAKW